Sequence from the Trichomycterus rosablanca isolate fTriRos1 chromosome 10, fTriRos1.hap1, whole genome shotgun sequence genome:
TCACTCAGAAGAGTAATTTCCaccagcaccggcgcattcacacgggagAGAAGCTGTATCGGTGTTCGCAGTGCGAGAAGAGTTTCGCCCGACTGAGCCATCTCGAGCAGCACCGGCGCAtccacaccggagagaaaccgtaccgCTGCTCGCAGTGCGGGAAAGGTTTCACCCAACAGAGCCATCTCAGAatgcaccggcgcattcacaccggagagaatcCGTACGTGtccacagtgtgggaggagtttcACCAGCCAGAGTAATCTCCagcaacaccagcgcattcacaccggagagagacCGTATCTGTGTTCACGCTGCGGGAAGAGTTTCAGTGAGAACAGCACGTTACAACtgcaccagcgcgttcacaccggagagaggCCGTATCGGTGTTCACAGTGCGGGAAGAACTTCACCAACCGGAGCAATCTTCagcgacaccagcgcattcacaccggagagaaaccctatcagtgttcacagtgcaGGAAACATTTTACACAGCCCAGCGCTCTacaaagacaccagcgcattcacaccggagacaAGCCCCATTACTGCTCGCAGTGTAAGAAAAATTTCACAGACCAGAGTAATTTCCAGCAACACCAGCTCGTTCATACCAGGGAGAAGCCGCACCACCGCGTACAGTGTGGGAAAGGTTTTACCCGACAGGGTTCCCTCCAGCAACATCAAAGAGTTCACACACAACAGatcaccgaccaggcataacattatgactagctcaaactgctgaagacgtttatgctggttctgataggaaggtgtcagaatgcacagtgcaaaagggggaccaacacaatattaggaaggtggtcataatgttatgcctaatcggtgtatatacaaatCCCTAGAAATAGAGTTATAAGCAGTGGTCACTTTACCAGGGTCATGAGAAAAACCTAATATGCAAAATAATAATgctgattagggtgtggctctctgcgcacaaggctgatctgcatatgaactcgcctcgtgcagtcgctactgcgcacgtgtcagcaccagtagagaggaagcgtaatgcaacttGGTAAAAgttggagagaaaatgcattaaaaaaataaatgatggtgGCACCTACGAATGTTATAGCACATAAATTATTCGACATGCAGGTAAACACCATCTTGAAACCGGTTTCTGACCAGGTGAGTCCAAACAAGCTCATGATAGGTAGCTCCTAATGTACAAAAAAGACACTTTAGGATCGAGTTCAGTCCCAGTGTTaagtttctttattgttttagtttAATTGTAATtctaaacacattataaaactAAAACATTCCAAACCTGTTCAGGATTAGTGacactccaaaaaaaaaaatcagatctCACAAAGTCTGATTTACAGCCAGTTTAATATGAAAGCATTATCAGAATAAATAGTTGCACTAAAACACAATGCACTGTAATGTTAACAGGATTCAGTTTTTTAAAGGCaacatgattgcagttttgattTGCTACCTCACAGATTGGTGATCTCGACGttccactagtccagtacttactATGGAAGAATATTGAAAATACGTATGTGTAAGACCATGAGTACAGTAAGTGAAGTTAAAGTCTAGAAGACACCCAgttttcttacattttcatctcattgtatcctggtcagggttgtggtgggtatgGTTCCACTGGGAAGTACTGGGTACTAAtcaatcacagggcttcagccaaaAGGTATAgcccatcatgtctgtgtagaagccTGGCGGACTGATGTTCACACACTGGCTACACTGTTCCATACACTCTGTAATACATTAACTGATACACTAATTAGACTGAGAGTAATAAAACTAGGCCTGATATATGGTTCCATAATGAGTACTGGATTAGTGGAGCTACTGGTGTTCATCAGTTAACCATCTCACTCCCTCCAGAGATCGTTCTGCTGTTGCAGGTTCAGTAGGTGCTCAGGTACTTGACACTAATACAGACAGTAATAATTTAGTGTTCTTTATTGTACTGTAAGGTAGAAAAGCAGCTCTGGTTTGGGACTGTAGATAACTGAAAAAAACAGGATCCCAGTCCAATCCAGCAAGAACAATAAACCTGTAcggtgtgtgcgagtgtgtctATGTGAGAAAGGTGAAGGTCTGAGATGTGTATGTTGAAGCTAATGGGTTGGATCTCAGATCCAGAACCTGCAGAGGCGACATCGCACACAGACGTTCCCACGGCAGGTCTAAAAAAGAGATAAAGAGGGATAAATACAAACAATTCAAGTGAAAGGTTTACAGACACTTATTTGGTACAGGTACGTTTACTGGTCATGTCTCCGAACTCTGTAGGTTCAGGAAAATACTACAAAACAAACCTTTATATGTAAATTTAATATAGTAAAGCTTTCTAAATACTTTACTGCACAGTAAAGcaactaaatataaatgtgttatACAGCCAAGGGTGCACAAACTTCTTAAAGTACTGAATTACATAGCAGTCTTTATTATGGCCAGGGTCATAGTGGGTCCAGATCCACTTAAAAACAACAGGTTCATACTATCTAGAGAAAGCACCAATCCATTCCAGGATTCACTCACCCAGCAGTGATTTAACATagccaatctaccttctgcaaGTTTGAGACAATCCAGACACTTTATTAAAACCCACATGTATGCTGTGCTGGCTATGTTCTAGCAGACCACTGTGCAGTAAAGTAAACCATGAATGACTGGCATGACCTGCTGGTAAAGCAGTGGAATTGCACATTCTCCTTCATCAACGAACTAAATACTATAACAATAAATGATTATAATGATACCTGTGATCTGGTTGGATGAGATGTTGATGTGTTGCAGTGTTGGGATGTTGAGCAGCTGATCAGGAAAGCTGCTGAAGCTGTTGTTGGATAAATCGATGTTGACGAGATGCTGCAGTTCTCCGATTCCGTCTGGAAGTTTAGTCAGCACGTTTCCCTGCAAATCCAGATCTGCAGAAAAATACACAGAAAATAGATCAGGATTATTTATCCTGCTGTGCTGTTACGTCTAATCTGTGCTGTATTTTCTTGACTTAAATGAGATTTGGCATCTGGGGAAAGTTGTGAGTGATTCTGGTTTAAATGTGGGTGAAAAGAAAGTAGTACTACAATAGAACTGAAGCTCCTGAGGTCAAAGCTCAAACTGCACATTAGCACACTATCATGTCTGAATTTTCTTTAGAGGTCTGGACTTGCAATATAATAAAGATGTAACGTCAGGGCAGAAGAAACTAGCAGCCCCAGTAGAAGCTTTATGAGGTTATGGGCTTTTTTTCACAGGATATTATATTTGATtagtatttatgtattaaaaagTGGGCTCTGTAATAGTTTACTCCAAACGTAAGAAGCCGTACCTGTCAGCTGAGGGAAGGTGCTGAAGAACTTGTTGGAGATGTTCTTCAGTTGGTTGTTGGCCAGCTTGATCTTGTGGATTTTATCTGCACAGCTGCGGATCATTTTGAAAACTCCTTCTGGAAAGCTGATCAGATTACAGTCGGACAGATCTACacaaacagaaagaaaacagaGCTTTAGCTGGAACTGTAATTATTGTACTGTGGTTCTACCGCTAGAAATATTCGGCTTGTAACCTTTGTGTAGACAAGCAGGTCTGTTTCTGAATGGAATACAGGTACGAGGGTGGAGGCTGATAATTCACGGTTGCATTTGTTAAAAGCTGGGACGTCTTAAAAGTGTGTTTTAACCCTATTTTTTGGGCAATAACTGAGTCACTGGTGACGTCAACTTAGAACCAAATGATGTTTTAAGTAAGGCATAAGACTTTCTAAGACTAagtgtcattatttattatcttttctttttttgttaagtcCCAGCACAGAATAATTAACTGCAAACACATTTAGTTTAACTCTGAACTTCATGTTATAGTGCAATACTGTCGGAAAAGGTGAATCATATTTCCTTAATTCTTTATAATAGCATCTAAGGGAAACAATGTTAGTCTAAACCAGGTTATAATCTAATAATTATTTTCAAAATTATCAATTATCTGTGAATTAAACTAGACATCAAGGGAACAAATACTTCCAATAGGCCAATGTGTTGTCGAGTATAATTGGATAAATTAACTAAAACATTTTCCTCATcttacaaacaataataataataataataacctaaTGTGTCCGATCCTTCCACCATCGTTTCATTGATCCTCCTGGCCACATTTGCTACCGCCTCCCCCATCCTTTTCCAGCCAGCTAAATCTGAAAAAATAACCAACAACAATCAGTATCAGTACAGACATGAAGGCCAGTGCTGCAGGAGCTTAAACAGAACCCGAGGCGCAAAAGCAGCCAAAGAAATGCAGATCATGCGTAAGAAAACCACTAAACAAAAAATGGAATTCATGGAATGGTACCACAAAGAAAACCACTCTTACACACGAAAATCCACCAGATTGTTCTGCAGCACTTATGTACCAATGTTCTCTGAATGGATCATTTTTCAGTACTAACTCACACCCAAGGTACCTAACCCTTCCACACTGAGAATTCCTACTTacgtgtatacatgtgtatgtcGTGGCATCTTTGGGCTTTCAATTACATCTGTAACATGTTCTGTTTCTGTGGCTGAACGATTACAACACAAACAGTGGTCTCTTATCAAGGGCACAAAGAAAACCTAAACTTGTGTGGTCAAATATGATCCAAGagccaccacagaacaggtctGCTTTGAATTAGAAGATGCTGGATCACGGGTCACGCTGTGcacagtcaagcgagctttaCAGCATCATGATTTGCCAAAGAAGAAGCAGGTACAGGAGCTCTGTGTTGCACTACATCTAGCATCTTGTCTCagctcgcttgactgtggacactgTTCTTTCCAGCAATCCAATCATTAAATGaaagattaattaaaaatgactGAAATGACAAGACTGCCATGTAATAgatgtaaacttctgacttcAGTTTGGTTAGGTGAGACAGCAGGTGTAGGTGCCAGTCTGGTACTAACCTTACTGAGTAAATGCCACACCAGTGCCACACACATACCAGAGCTCTATTTATATCACCCACACCTCAGCACAGCATGCAGCAGCATGGTTATGATTAAAACAGTACAAATGCACTGACATTTATGCCATTTAGCTGAATATTTTATTCAAATCCACTTACATGTGTTAGGagtattaatatgattattataataAGAACACTGCAGGTTCTCATgcaccagacagacagacaggaggcTCTCTCACCCGGTTCCTCCGTGGTTTCTGTTCTAATAAACACCTCAATCCTGAAATATTTACCCTCTCCTACTCCTTTATACACCTTTAAACCAACTAAAGACTTTAAATAAACGCGAAACAGAATTATGGAGTAAATGGAGTGAATACTAAACCTGCTTACACAGACTCGTTCCGCTGTAGCTCGATACAGTGCATGGAAACCGGTCTGGGTACGTCTCAAATTAAACCCGGCCTGGGTGCGTCTCAAATCATTACACCCTACACTACAGGATCATGAGCGCTATCTAGTGTGCTACTACAGAACTGACTAATTTTTCAAAGGCTTAACTTCCTGAGGTAATACAATTGAAtgcatttaaatttaaagcTGCATTGGtcacttttaattttaattgtttcataTAAGTCATATTttgacaaccagttctcagttctgcgctatccctgttctaCCCACTTTCTCCAATGCAGCCATTGCTgtttttgtctttcatttgttacttcattttcattattatggCGATCTTATTTATATGTGGTTGTCCCCTTTTTGTAAGTGGATTTTAAACCACTATATATGTTATATTTCCATTCTTGATGTGTTTAAAAGCAAGGCACAACCTCCTCGCTCGTTAcactatatacgtatatacagtacatatatatgAATGCAAAGCGACTTCTTGTCTCATCTTCAGGCAAAAACGACCACACAAATGCCTCTTGTTTGCAATGTCACTTTAAAGTGCCTTCTGTAGAGATGATCACTTGATAAAAGTGGAGAAATAACCCACTTTTACAGAGGCTCTAGATCTGGAGGTACATCATTTGAAACATTAAGAGTCCAAGACCAAGAAAGAACTCATATAACGTATCACATTATGCAGGTTTCTTTTGAAATAGAAGTTTAATACTTGATGCAAAGTTGTCTAGCTAAATGTATCCGATTTTActcttaataataaaacacttcaCTAAAAAACAGTAGGTGAGTGTGGTACGTACCTGTCTCACTTCAGGTTCCTGTGTGTACGTGATCTATTGTGCCAGGATGAACCGAGAGCTGGAAATTCTCGAACAGCCCCGGCACACCTCATTCATCCGAACAAAAGAGACCAGCCATGTGAGTCTCATTCCAGTTGTAAGTTCACATTCATCTGTTCAAATGGCTAAAAATGTTTAACCTGTTATTTCAGAATGCTTATTGTGCACAGACAGATGAGTGTGAACGTACAGACAAGATAAGATATCTACCtaaatatatgcatatacactatacagccaaaagtatttggacacctacgACCTAGGACCAATGGTGCTGTGTGGCACTACATTCAACACACAATCTATAAACAACACACAATATAACATCTATACTCTtcatataaaattattttatttctagaaAAAATACATTCTTCAGGTGATTTCAAACCAAAATCATAAATAATATCAACATAAATATTAGAATTTAACTATTATTTACATCAAATATGTACAGAGTTTAAATGCATTTAGCAGtgctaaaagaaaacaaaagtccAAATAAAAGAGGTGTCCACTTGTATAATGACCACATTGTGTTTTCACGTTATTATCCACAGCCTGTGTAGTGGTATTGTGTAAATGACTTAAGTCCATTATAGTGACTTATGTAGGAAGATAAACATCcactgtcctgcacagagctttaAAGTCTTAAACTATGCTCAGACTGCAGAAAACAATCAGATTTCCTCACAAAATCGCAATTTTAGGTCAATTTAACACACTGCaaacaaataaagtaaacaaattTAAACCGTCTCGTCAGACTCAAGTCAGTTTAGCGCGGTAACCGGCTTGGTTGCTACGGTAACCACGCAGGCGCAGAAGTGGTGTAAAAGGTTAAAGGACGGTTAGCTTCTAGTGTACCAAAAATTTGATATAAAACTCTTAATTTTAACTCAGTAAAACAAACCTTTTGGTATATATAAAGATACAAAGGCAAACATTTCGACATGTTGCGACTCTAGGAGGCGGTAACGGCCTTCCATAGAGCTGATAAAGCTCAAACTGGTCCATATTAAAGAAACAGTAAATTGTGCAGGATTGAGGCTCCATTGTTTCCCAAGTAGTATTAAGATAAAGCTGGAGTCCTAATGGATTACTGTAGGATGTTGTGAGCACACTGGCCAACCAACCATTAATATGTAGTGGAGTTAGAACCTGAATCCATTAGGACTGCCTTTTTTACATGAGACACAGTAGTACAATACCAAATAGCTTTCTATAGGACatgtagtgcactacatagggtacaTGACCCAGTACTTTATACCCTGTGTAGTGGTCTATTAAAGGAAGAAGAAATCTGAAGATGTAGTGCACTACTTTAGATGTAGGAGTCATTACTTGTATGATAGTtccaaataaaatacatttaaatgtggTATAAGGTCCAGTGAAGGTCCGACATCTGTAGAATTCGATCTTTCACATTGTCACATTGCAAATCCATCAGTGGCATCCACACTCCTCCACCACCATTTCTTCATGGTGGCGCAGGATCATCTCTCCGTTCTCATAGTAGAGCATGCTGAGGGCGCTGGTTCGGGTCGGGGCGCAGCACGGCGAGGGCACTCTGCCCGGCTGAAAGTGTTTCAACAAActctaaaaacaaaaagaaagaaaaaaaaatcttaatattTTAGTTTGATTCTGTACCAGGCACTTTATATCAAAACATACAGCCCAGGAACCCTCAGAACCAGAGTGTGTTTTGGTAAAGGGCAGCACTTACCTGCATGTAGGCATGGTTTGTAGGGTGAAACTCTTCACCGAGTGGATTGGGACAGGACCCTTCACAGCGGTAGGCATTATACTTTTTAGGGAAAACGATCCAGGAGCCCCATCCGATCTGATTAAAGTCGACGTGCATGTCAACCCTCCTGCAGAGATTTTTCCTCTCGCTTTTATTCTCTCTCTCGTTCCTCTTATCAATCTTCTCGATCTTCTCGTTCCTCTTGTCGTTCTTGCGTCGCCCCCTCTGCCTCTTCACCCTCCTCAGAACCTGACTGTCAGAGCTCAGCAGGAATTTGGAGCGCTCCGCAGTCCGCAGCAGACTGGCTTTATCCTGCGCTCCCTCCTTCGACCGCTCGTACGAGAACACCACCAGCAGGGCTCGGTTGCTCCCCACGTTTCCCACTTTTCCTACCGGTAGGGTGCGACCTTTGACCTGCGGCTCTTTTTTTGCCCTCATGGTTCTCCTCCTTTTCTGTGAGGGTGCGTTGTTCTCCATCCAGCGCAGCAACCAAGAGGTGACGTTATAAACCCTCCAGTGATTAGACGAGCTGATCAGAGAAGATTCTGGGAGAAAACCGAGCGACTGGTTCTCCATACACGCACCCCGTTTGGGACACAGACGGTCCTGATGATGCCGTATTTCCACTGTAATGTTCAACTTATTGGTCGCCATGGGGACACGGATCCTCAGCTCGATGGCCTGGATGTGATGCTCTGAGAGTAAAGCTGAGAGGTCGAAGGTTGTGATCCAGTTTCTGTCCTGAAGGGTCAAACCTAAAATGTaaagaatagaaaaaaatttattaaaaatgtcatttaaatatatacaatccAAATTCTAAacatttattacaatatttctttctttattaacatgttttaatgaTTAGTTTAGGAATCCAGGACCCCCGGCTTCTGCCTTTCTTGTTCATGTGATCAGCACCGAACTTCAAGGTGCCGGTTTTGCtaataaagcttgcttgacatgGACAGTGACccctgtgttccagcagcttctaatatAAATTCATTGCAGATTTGTTTTTGTTAGTTgtaattacatctgaccatcctaACAAACTTCCTTTTCAACAAAGTTTTGTCAGACctttttatatgggcacagagaatttACCAGCTGTAGCCAATTACTATTATCGCTAATTGGGAATTAGGAGGGCATGACACGAAGTGAGATTTTTTACTGTCATTCACCATTTATACAAAATTATGTTCATTCTAGATAatttctaataaaaaaacatcagtATCAACATAAATATTAGAATTTAactatttacattaaatatatacatgTTAAATTAACCTACAATTTGTACagttacttattattattaatagtaatattattattattgttgttgttataaatattattataaatattattattactactatgattgttgttgttatttttattattttattattgttttttattattattattattattattattattattattattattattattattattgctcttGTTGTTATTACATAAAAGGTAAATCTGTGTTTCATCACTTTGCTGTAAATCAGATGTTCAGCTCAGGTTTCAGCTTTTCTTATTAGATGTAAAGTTTCTATGACATTTAAATCTTTATATAacttaaaatacataataaagtaGATAATGTTGAATAAAAAACCAGGCTGGATGTGATGTGGTTGGAATATTGAAGGTGTGGATGGTACAGGGcaggtggatggatgaaggtgGATGTATTTACAACAGAAACCAGAGCTGAGATGATTAATAGGCAGAAACTGAAGATTCAGaacaaaaattatgaatttttcA
This genomic interval carries:
- the ndr2 gene encoding nodal-related 2 is translated as MEGGYKYPASEPQTCQCRTMKTAGVFLLHIMILGSGFGSLFGTGFGFGTHRNESQHFPSYMMRLYRSFSTIQPPSLPSSSSSLHHLHHAHMDQERAKRADTVRSIAPSSLTLQDRNWITTFDLSALLSEHHIQAIELRIRVPMATNKLNITVEIRHHQDRLCPKRGACMENQSLGFLPESSLISSSNHWRVYNVTSWLLRWMENNAPSQKRRRTMRAKKEPQVKGRTLPVGKVGNVGSNRALLVVFSYERSKEGAQDKASLLRTAERSKFLLSSDSQVLRRVKRQRGRRKNDKRNEKIEKIDKRNERENKSERKNLCRRVDMHVDFNQIGWGSWIVFPKKYNAYRCEGSCPNPLGEEFHPTNHAYMQSLLKHFQPGRVPSPCCAPTRTSALSMLYYENGEMILRHHEEMVVEECGCH
- the lrrc20 gene encoding leucine-rich repeat-containing protein 20 is translated as MGEAVANVARRINETMVEGSDTLDLSDCNLISFPEGVFKMIRSCADKIHKIKLANNQLKNISNKFFSTFPQLTDLDLQGNVLTKLPDGIGELQHLVNIDLSNNSFSSFPDQLLNIPTLQHINISSNQITDLPWERLCAMSPLQVLDLRSNPLASTYTSQTFTFLT